In one Lolium rigidum isolate FL_2022 chromosome 3, APGP_CSIRO_Lrig_0.1, whole genome shotgun sequence genomic region, the following are encoded:
- the LOC124700647 gene encoding tricetin 3',4',5'-O-trimethyltransferase-like: MGSTGAEMIVIPAANNDEDSCTYAMQLAAACILPMTLKNAIELGMLEILVGAGGKALSPSEVAARLPSTTTNPDAPAMVDRMLRLLASFNVVSCEVEEGKDGLLARRYGPAPVCKWLTPNEDGVSMAALLLMCHDKVTMKSWYHLKDAVLNGGLPFEKAHGMPAFKYHGTDPRFNRVFNEGMKNHSTIITKKLLESYTGFDGLRALVDIGGGTGATIHAITSKYPQLSGVNFDLPHVISEAPPYPGVRHIGGDMFKEVPSGADAILMKWILHDWTDEQCATLLRNCYNALPPHGKVVVVECVLPVNPADASRNAQTVFTIDMIMLTDTPGGKERYHREFEMLAKGAGFANVKATYIYANAWAIEFTK; the protein is encoded by the exons ATGGGCTCCACTGGCGCCGAAATGATCGTCATCCCGGCAGCTAACAACGACGAAGACTCATGCACGTACGCGATGCAGCTGGCGGCAGCGTGTATCTTGCCGATGACGCTCAAAAACGCCATCGAGCTAGGCATGCTAGAGATCCTTGTGGGCGCCGGCGGGAAGGCTCTGTCGCCGTCCGAGGTGGCCGCGCGGCTGCCATCGACCACTACCAACCCGGACGCGCCGGCAATGGTGGACCGCATGCTGCGGCTGCTGGCGTCGTTCAACGTGGTGTCGTGCGAGGTGGAGGAGGGTAAGGACGGCCTCCTCGCCCGCCGGTACGGCCCCGCGCCGGTATGTAAGTGGCTCACACCCAACGAGGACGGCGTCTCCATGGCCGCGCTGCTCCTCATGTGCCACGATAAGGTCACTATGAAGAGCTG GTATCATTTGAAGGACGCAGTCCTCAACGGCGGCCTCCCGTTCGAGAAGGCGCACGGGATGCCGGCGTTCAAGTACCACGGCACGGACCCGCGGTTCAATCGCGTGTTTAACGAGGGCATGAAGAAccactccaccatcatcaccaagaagctcctcgagTCCTACACGGGCTTCGACGGCCTCCGCGCCCTCGTCGACATCGGCGGCGGTACCGGTGCCACCATCCACGCCATTACCTCCAAGTATCCACAACTCAGCGGAGTCAACTTCGACCTCCCCCACGTCATCTCCGAGGCACCGCCATATCCTGGCGTACGGCACATCGGCGGCGACATGTTCAAGGAGGTTCCGTCCGGCGCTGATGCTATCCTCATGAAGTGGATCCTCCATGACTGGACTGACGAGCAATGTGCGACGCTGCTGAGGAACTGCTATAATGCACTCCCCCCGCACGGCAAGGTGGTCGTAGTGGAGTGTGTCCTACCGGTGAACCCGGCCGATGCCTCGCGCAATGCGCAGACGGTCTTCACGATCGACATGATCATGCTCACGGACACCCCTGGTGGAAAGGAGAGGTACCATAGGGAATTCGAAATGCTGGCCAAGGGCGCCGGATTCGCCAATGTCAAGGCCACCTACATCTACGCCAACGCTTGGGCCATCGAGTTCACCAAGTAG